The genomic DNA GACAGCCAGTTCTCGGTCGCGCAGGTCGGGGACGTCCTCGCCGTAGCAGCCGAAGTATCCGGAGACGACGACAGCGTCGATGTCCGTATCGGTCAGCAGCACCTCGGCGAGGTCAGCATAGACATCAAGGTTCTTCTCTCCTGCGCCGTCGAGGTCGATGGGATTAACGATGTGGTCGGCCTCGGGCAGCAGTTCGCTCACGCGTCCGGCACCGCCGGCGCTGAGTTCGCGCACGTCGAGTCCCCAGCTCTCGGCGGTGTCGGCGGCGATCGCTCCCTGTCCACCCGAGTCGGAGAGCACACCGATGCTCCGGTCTTTCGGCAGCCAGGCGGAGGCGAAGAATCCGGCGAGTTCGACGAGTTGTCCGGGGGTGGCCAGGCGGATGGCGCCGGCGGCCCGGCAGGCGGCATCGACGGTGTCCATGGCCGAGGTCATCGATCCGGTGTGGGATCTGGCGAGACGCGCTCCTGCGCTGGATGCTCCTGTAGTCAGGATCATCGTCGGCTTCCCGGCGGCGCGCAGGGCTTTGAGGGCTGAGACGAGGGCGGTTCCGCCGGTGAAGGATTCGAGGTAGAGCGCGACCTGAGCGGTGGCGGGGTCGTCGACAAGGGTGGCGAGCACCTCGGCGGCGCGGACGTCGGATTGTCCGCCGATCGAAGCGAATCGGGAGACGCCGAGTCCGCTGCGGGCCGCGAGTGTCGCGATCTCCGTGCCGAGCTGGCCGCTCTGGGTGACCACGGCGAGACTTCCGGGTATGAAGTTGCCCCAGGCCAGGAGCAGATCGGCGTGTGAGTCGACGATCCCGAGCGAGTTCGGGCCGATGAGGCGGCCGCCGGTCTCACGGATAGTGGCAGCCAGTTGGTCGGCGTCGGGGACGCGGGCGGAGATGATGAGGAAGGCGCGCACTCCGTTCTCGAGTGCTTCGGCGACGACTCCCGCCACGGTGGGGCCGGGCACGGAGATGACGAGCAGCTCGGGCGTCTCCGGCAGGTCTCTCAGGCGAGCGTACGTCGGCTGGCCCTGGATCGAGCCGGCTTTGGCGTTGATGAGGTAGACGCGGCGGCGCTCGGCCCCGCGCAGAGCTCCGGCGGCGAGCCAGAAACCCCATTTGCTGGAATCGTTCGATGCTCCAAGGACGGCGACGCTGCCGGGATCGAAGAACGCGTCCATATCGCTAGCTTTCCGTCACCGAAACGGCAGCGGCAGCACGATCGCCCAAAGCGGCGAGATTCGCATCGACCTTCGCCTGAGCGGCCGCCCGGGGACTGATGCCCTGGTCACGGGCGGCGGTGAGGACCTCGATGGTGAGATCGTGCAGGGTCGAGGTGACGATGGCGCGGCTGTCGTCCCAGCTGCCGTCGACGTCGCCGAAGGTCACCCACCACCACCAGGCGTTCGTCGCCGAGTTCGCGAGGAAGTCCGGGACGACGGTGACTCCGCGAGCCAGCAGCGTCTCTTCGGCTGCGGGCAGGACAGGCATGTTCGCGGCCTCGACGATGAGTGAGGCGGTGACGCGGTCGCAGTTGTCCGGCGTGATCGAGTAGCTCACGGCTGCGGGAACGAGGACGTCGGCGTCGGCAGCGAGCCAGTCGTCGCGATCGCCGACGTGGTCCTCCGGGCGCAGCGCTTCGCGGTCGATTCCGCCGAACTGGTCCCGGGTGGCGAGCAGAGCTTCGACGTCGAGCCCGGCAGGGTTGGACACGAACCCGTCGGCGTCGGCGATGCCGACGATGCGCAGTCCTGCCTCGGCGAGATAGCGGGCGGTGGCACCGCCCATTGAACCGAATCCCTGGAAGACTGCGGTGGAATCGCTGGGGTCACGTCCGGAGTCGTGCAGGGCAGCGATCACCGAGGTGGCCACACCGAGGCCGCCGACGAGTTCGTCCTGGGCGACGCCGTCGACCACGGCGGAGAAGGCCTTAGTCGTGCGGGCCTCGACGGCGGCCGGATCGTCGACGAGCTTGTTGACGGCGGAGAGCCCCGAGCCGAGTTCGCGGCGGGCGAGGATCTCGTCGATGTCGTCCTGGCGAACGCCGAGGTCTTCGCCGAGGGCCCAGTAGGCGTGCATGATCGGGTTGATGTCGACGAGGAAGCGTTCGAGGACATCCTTGGCTCCGGGTGAGCGGGGGTCGAAGTCGATTCCGCCCTTGGCTCCGCCGACGGGCACATAGTGTCGTCCCTCGCGGAGGTGGATGGCTTCCTTGCGGGTCATCCCCTGGGCGAGTCCGCGCACTTCTTCGAGGGTGCAGCCTTTGCGCATGCGCACACCGCCCGAAGCGGTGCCGCGCACAAGGGTGTCGATGACGACATACCCGAGTGCACCGGTGTCCGGATCCTGCCAAGTGATGTCCATGAACATGGGGCTCCCAAAAGATCGGCGTCTCAAGACTCTTACTGAACCGCTATTCAGTAAGACATGTGCCTCCAGTCTGTCCGGGTAAGGGCCACCACGTCAAGGCCGCTAGGATCGAAGCATGCCGACAGCACTCATCACCGGAGCCGGACGAGAGAACAGCATCGCCGCGGGAGTGGCCGCACGACTGTCGTCCGACGGCTGGACCGTGTGCACGAGCGATCTCGATCGCGGAGACTACCCATGCGACCTGTCATCCGCTCACGAAGCGCAGGAGCTGGTCGGTCGGGTGAGCAGGGATCACGGCACGATCGACGGGTTGGTGCTCAGCCACGCTCACGGCGAAGAGTCCGGAATCTTGGACACCACCGTCGACAGCTTCGACCGCCACGTAGCTGTCAACGCTCGCGCGTCGTTGCTCCTCATCGCGGCGTTCGCGAATCAAATCGGCGAGTCGGGAGGCGCGATCGTCGCCTTCACCAGCGATCACGCCACGGGCAATCTGCCCTATGGAGCATCGAAAGGCGCGCTCGATCGCATCGTCATCTCCGCTGCGCGGGAACTCGGACCGAAGGGGATATCGGCGAACGTCGTCAATCCTGGGCCGATCGATACGGGCTGGATGGATCACGAGACGAGAACAGGGCTGGTCCCCTATCAGCCGCTCGGCCGCATGGGCACTCCTCGCGATATCGCCGGAGTCACGGCCTTTCTGCTCTCAGATGAGGGCCGGTGGATCAGCGGCCAGCTGCTGTCTGCCGACGGAGGGTTCTCCGCTCGCTACTGAATTAAGCGCACGGCAGTCGGCCTCAGCCGCATTCGGAGGCAATTGTTGGGTCGATCCACGGTGTTCTGGACGTCCAGACCGCCGTGGATCGACCCAACAATCGCCCTCAGTGAAGTTCGCGGGTAAGGAAGTCGTCGACCCAGGTGTTCAGCACCTCAGTGTCAACGGTCTCAGAGTTGACCATCAGCTGGATCGCTAGGCCGTCCAGGAACGCGAGTATCCGCGTCGCACACGCCTCGGTGCCGCCGTCAGGTGCCGCGGACTCCCCCGCAGCGATGGCCTCGTCCATGAGGCGCACGAGGATCGACTTCCATTCCTGGTCGAGAGCGGCGAAAGTCGACCGCAGAGCATCATCGAAGAGCCCGGCCGACCAGCCATCGATCCAGATCTTCCAGCTGCGGGAGGATCCACTGGGCAGGTACCAGCCGACGACGTCCCGCAGACGCTGGAGTGCGGATCCACTCCCCCCCGCCGAGGCGGCTCCTGTCGTGGCATCTCCACCGCCGTCGTGTGGTTCTTCCGTCGCCGCCGATGCGGTCCCAGCCGCCAGCTCCCGCGCCCGATCGATGTCCTGACGCCCGGCGAAGTCGAACGCCTCGGCGACGAGGGCTTCCTTCGTTTCGAAGTGATAGATGACGAGACTGGCGCTCAGACCCAAACGCGCGGCGACGTCGGAGACGCGCAGCGCACGCAGACCCGTTGCCTCGATCTCCTCGACCGTGGCCGCCAGGATCTCCTCCCGGCGGACCGCTGCGCTCTTCCTCGCCATCTCGCCTGTCTCCTTTCACGTTCCAGCCGGACGGCATCCCGTGCCCGAGGCTCGAAGCCCCGAACGCGGCGACGCACTCAGGGCAGTTCGACCTCGGCGGCCGGTCCGACCAGCGCCAGAGCCTTGGGCCGCGACAGCAGCCGCCCGGCCATCTCGCTGACGTCCTCGGCCGTGACCGAGCGGACGCGTTCGATGAGGTCCATCGGCGATTCGAGCGGCAGCCCGAAGATCTCTGACCGGGCGAGACGATTCATCGCGCGGCAGAGGACTCGAGTCCGAGCACCATCGACCCCGACAGCTGGGACACGATCTCGTCGAGTTCGAACTGGCTCGGTGTCTCCTGTGCCAACCGATCCCATTCGCTCACCGCCAGATCGACGACGGCCTGAGCGTTCTCGGCCGTGCATCCAGCATAGATGCCGAAGGTGCCGGTATCCGTGAACTGACTGGCCACGCAGTTCACGGCATAGGCCAGTCCGCGCTCCTCGCGCACGCTCTGGAACAGCCGCGACGACATTCCGCCGCCGAGCATCGTCAGCATCACCGAGTAGATGAACCGGTCGTCGTCGCCTTCGGGCAGGCCCTCGCAGCCGAGCATGATGCCCAGCTGTTCGATGTCTTTGACGGTGTGCGACTTCCCGGAGTGGAACTCCGGGCGCACCCGTGCGGCCCCACCGAGGTGCGAACCCTTCGCCACCGAGGCGGCGTCCCCGGTCCCCGCGCCCGACCAGACGTCGGCTCGGGATCCGAGCCCCGCCTCGGCGAGGGCATCCTCAACCATCGCGAGGACCTCTTCATGGGTCGCACCGCCTGCGGCAGCGATGACCAGACGAGGCGGAATATACGTCGACTGATAGTGGTCGATGACCGTGTGGTGGCCGAGCACGCGGATCTGATCCTTCGTCGCACCCACGGGCCGAGCCAGCGAATGCGAACCGAAGACCAGGGAATCGAAGTCGTCGAAGAGGACGTCGCCGGGATCATCGGCGGACATGGCGAGCTCTTCGATGATGACACCGCGCTCGCGTTCGAACTCCTCGACGTCGAGCTGGGAGTTCGAGACCATATCGACCAGCAGGCCGGTGATGTTCGGCAGATCCGTCACCAGGCACCTGGAGTAGTAGCAGGTGAGCTCCTTGGCGGTGATCGCATTCGAGTCCCCGCCGGTGCGATCGAAGGCAGCAGCGATGGTCTTCGCATCGCGGCTGCCGGTGCCCTTGAACAGCATGTGCTCGAGGAAATGCGTCGAGCCGGCGGTCTCGGCGGATTCGTCACGGGACCCGGCTGCAACCCAGATCCCGATCGTCTCCGAGGCCAGACCCGGCATGTGTTCGGTGGTCAGCGTCAAACCACCGGGGAGGACAGACCGATCGATTCGGCTGCCCTCCCCGGTGTGCGAACTGCTCAGTATCAGTTGTCTGATCCCTCTTCGTCCGATTTCTCGTCTTCGTCGGTGACCGGAGCCAGCGAGAGCTTGCCGCGGTCATCGATCTTCGTGATCTCGACCTGGACCTTCTGGCCCACACCGACGACGTCTTCGACGTCCTCGACGCGCTTGCCGTCGTTGAGCTTGCGCAGCTCGGAGATGTGCAGCAGGCCGTCCTTGCCCGGGGTCAGGGAGACGAATGCGCCGAAGCTCATCGTCTTGACCACGGTGCCCAGGTAGCGTTCGCCGACCTCGGGAACCTGCGGGTTCGCGATCGCGTTGATCATCGAGCGGGCGGCCTCGGCGGCCGGTCCGTCGGTGGCACCGATGAGGACGGTTCCGTCGTCTTCGATGCTGATGTCCGCGCCGGTGTCCTCCTGGATCTGGTTGATCATCTTGCCCTTGGGCCCGATGACCTCACCGATCTTGTCGACGGGGATGTTCACGGAGATGATCCGCGGAGCCGTCGGAGCCATCTCGGCCGGGGCGTCGATGGCCTCAGCGATGACGTCGAGGATGACCATGCGTGCTTCGCGGGCCTGCTTGAGGGCGGCACCGAGCACCGAGGCGGGAAGGCCGTCGAGCTTGGTGTCGAGCTGGATCGCGGTGATGAAGTCACGCGTACCGGCGACCTTGAAGTCCATATCGCCGAAGGCATCTTCGGCACCGAGGATGTCGGTCAGAGCCGCGTAGGCGGTCTGCTCACCCTGGTCGGTGGAGATGACGTCGGAGACGAGACCCATGGCGATGCCGGCGACAGGCGCCTGCAGCGGCACACCGGCCGAGAGCATGGCCAGCGTCGAGGCGCAGACCGAGCCCATCGAGGTCGAACCGTTCGAACCGAGGGCCTCGGAGACCTCACGGATCGCGTAAGGGAAGTCCTCACGCTTGGGCAGAACAGGCACGAGGGCGCGTTCGGCCAGTGCTCCGTGGCCGATCTCGCGGCGCTTCGGGCTGCCCACGCGGCCGGTCTCACCGACCGAATAGGGCGGGAAGTTGTAGTGGTGCATGTAGCGCTTCGACGTCTCGGGTGAGAGCGAGTCGATGGTCTGCTCGAGCTTGAGCATATTCAGGGTGGTGACACCCAAGATCTGGGTCTCGCCGCGTTCGAAGATCGCCGAACCGTGCACGCGCGGGATGACGTTCGTCTCGGCGGTGAGCGGACGGATGTCTTTGAGCCCACGGCCGTCGATGCGGACCTGCTCGGTGAGGATGCGCTTGCGCACGACCTGCTTGGTCAGGGCGTTGAGAGCGTTCGCGATCTCCTTCTCACGGCCTTCGAAGCGCTCTCCGAGCTTCTCGAAGAGTTCGTCGAGGAGGGCGGCGCCGGCGGCTTCGCGCTCCTGCTTGTCGGCGATCTTGAAGTTCTCGGTCTGCTTCGCCTCGGCGAGTTCCTTCACCGCTTCGAAGACGTCGTCCTCGTAGTCGCGGAAGACGGGGAATTCGACGGTCGGCTTCGCGGCACGATCGGCGAGCTCGGACTGCGCGCGGCAGAGCTCGGCGATGAACGGCTTCGCAGCTTCGAGACCTTCGGACACGACCTCCTCGGTGGGGGCCGCAGCACCGGTCTTGATCTTGTCGATGGCGTTGTCGGTGGCTTCGGCTTCGACCATCATGATGGCGACGTCGTCACCGACAACACGACCGGCGACGACCATGTTGAACACGGCGTCCTCGAGCTGCGAGTGGTTCGGGAAGGCGACCCACTGGCCGTCGATGAGCGCGATGCGCACACCGCCGATGGGGCCGGAGAACGGCAGACCCGAGAGCTGAGTCGACATCGACGCGGCGTTGATGGCCAGAGCGTCGTAGATGTGGTCGGGATTGACCGACATCACGGTGACGACGACCTGAACCTCGTTGCGCAGGCCCTTGACGAACGACGGGCGCAGCGGACGGTCGATGAGGCGGCAGGTCAGGATCGCGTCGGTCGAGGGGCGTCCCTCACGGCGGAAGAACGAGCCGGGGATGCGGCCGGCGGCGTACATGCGCTCTTCGACGTCGACGGTCAGCGGGAAGAAGTCGAAGCCCTCACGGGGGTTCTTTCCGGCCGAGGTGGCCGAGAACAGCATGGTGTCGTCGTCGAGGTAGGCGACGGCGGACCCGGCGGCCTGCTGGGCAAGTCGTCCGGTTTCGAAGCGAATGGTGTGTTTGCCGAAGCTGCCGTTGTCGATATGGGCAACGGCGGATTCAGGGTTGAGTCCCACGTAGTCTCCTAGTTTGTGCCGGTGCGCGGCGGTCATCGCAAGACCTGCAACGCCCGAGGGAGTCCCCTCGGCGCGAAGAGGCAGCGCTCTGCATTGCACAGTGCGAAGCCCCGCGCCCTTCCGGCGGGATATTGGCAGTGGACGATGCATGGATCCACGCCGGTCATCGATCGGGGCCCACGGAACCGGTGCCGGCAACCACTTGCATCTGCAAGCCTGTGTCAGCGCGCGTTCCTCCGGAGGCCACTACCGAAGACCGAAACGTCCATGGCATGTGCGTCCACGCTTGAGTCTACCGCAGAAGCACGAAAGCGCCCCACCGAGAGGTGGGACGCTTCCGAACAGTTCGAGACGGTCCGATCAGACGGCGCTGATCAGCAGACTCGAATCAGCGGCGCAGGCCGAGGCGCTTGATGAGCGAACGGTAACGCTCGATGTCGACCTTCGCGAGGTACTTGAGCATGCGGCGACGCTGGCCGACGAGGAGCAGCAGGCCACGACGCGAGTGGTGGTCGTGCTTGTGATCCTTGAAGTGCTCGGTCAGGTCGATGATCCGGCGGGTCAGCAGTGCAACCTGGACCTCGGGAGAACCGGTGTCGCCCTCATGAGTTGCATATTCCTTGATGATCTCTTGCTTCACAGCGGTATCGAGAGCCATGGAGTTCTCCTTCGTGTCGTTGCGCGGCGCAGGGACCTGAAGTCTCTGCCCTATGGGACCGCGGCCGGTGAAAACGGCAGAGTTCAGCTTATCAGGTGTGCAGGACCTCGCGCACATCGGCGATGTCCTCATGCATCTGCACGATGAGGTCGTCCATCCCGGTGAACGCGACCTGCCCGCGGATGCGGGAGACGAATTCGAGAGTCATCTCACGGTCGTAGACGTCGAATTCGCCGAATTCCTTGTCGAGCACGTACGCCTCGACCCGTCGGACCTGCCCCTGGAAGGTCGGGTTCGTGCCCACGGAGATCGCGGCCGGGTACGCCTGATCCTCACCCGAGAACGTCGCCCAGCCGGCGTAGACGCCGTCGGCGGGGACGAGCCCGTCGGGATTGTCCGAGAGGTTCGCCGTCGGGAATCCCAGGTCGCGTCCGCGGGCATCGCCGTGGACGACGGTGCCGTGGAGTGCGTGGTAGCGCCCGAGCTGGTCGGCCGCCTCGGCGACATCACCAGCAGTAAGCTGCTCCCGGATCCGGGAGGACGAATACCGGCCCCCGCGCCCGACTTCGTCGATCGTTTCGACACGGAACCCGAATCTCTCGCCGAGGCGGCGCAGAGTCTCGATCGTACCCTCGTTGTCCCTGCCGAACCGGACGTCGTCGCCGACGACGACGATCTTCGCTCGCAGGGCTTCGACGAAGTACCGGCGCACGAATTCCTCGGCCGACTGGGCGGCGAAGTCGAGGTCGTAGGGCTGGATGAGGAGGCCGTCGATTCCGGTGGCGGCAATGAGGTCGGCGCGCTGCCGGGTCGAGTTGATCATCACGGTCGGCTCTTCGGGGCGGTGGACCGTGCGCGGGTGGGGATCGAAGGTCATTGCGATCGAGCGCAGGCCCTCTTGCCTGGCCAGGGCGGCCACGGTGGTCAGGACCGTTTCGTGTCCGCGGTGCACGCCGTCGAAGTTGCCGAGGGTGACGACGGTGCCGACAGCGTCGACCTCGACTTCACCGAGTCCGTGATACAGCTCCACCAGACATTCGCTCCTTCCGCGCACCGATTCAGATTATCGCAGAGATCTTCCGCCTCCTAACCCGGACCTCGCCGAGGCGGGAGGACGGTTCAGGCGATGATCGCCCACCCGATGACGCCGAGGAGGGAGGCCAGGGCGATGGAGACGAAGGTGCCGATGATGAACCGCTCCCCCGCGACCGCCGAGGATTTGATCTCTGCGAAGCGTCCGAGTCCTTTGACCGCGATGACCACGGCCATGAGTTCTGGGCGGCCGAGCACGATCGCTCCGGCGATGAGTGCGCGTTCGACGATGCCGATCCACAGTCCGCCGCGCAGGACTTCGACGTCCTCGGCTCCTGTGCGTTCTGGTTTGGACCCCGGGCCGGCATGGGTCAGGCGGAGGAGCAATGGGACGAGCGGCCAGCCGATGAGGGCCGCGATGATGGCGGCGGCGATGGCGACGAGCAGGTCAGTCCACATGTGCGTCTCCTTCCGACAGGGCTCGTTGGAGCCGGTCGAGGTGATGTCGGGCCAGATGCTCGGCTCCGGCGATGATCTCGGCGGGACCGGCCGCCAGCACCCGGGAGACCGCTTGCTGGGAGACGTCGAATTCCGCGGCGATCTCGGCTTGTGTGGCGTCCGGATGGTCGAGTCGATACCCGACGTAGCCGCGGGAGTTACCGCGCAGCTCTGTCAGCGTGCTGATGAGGAGCCGCAGAGCCGCCTCCGCGAGCCCACGATGCTCACTGTCCGCATCGGCGCTGACGACGAGGTGGGCGGGTGCGGATTTGGCCGCTTCGACCGCCTGGCGGGCGGAGTAGAAGGCCTCTCCCCTGCCCTCGGTGGTCGTCTCGGGCAGCGGCCGTTCGACCTCGCCGATTCCGAGGCCGATATGCCAACCGGAGTCGATGCCGATACGGCGTACCGCCTCGGCGACGGCGTCGGGATCGTCGAGGACCCCTTGGACCTCGTCACCGATGGTGCGGGCGAAGGGAACGACCGTGTCGATCGGAGAGAGAGCATCGAGGATCCGGGGCACCGCGTCGGCGTTCGACCGCGAATCCTGCTGGTCGATGGTCAAGACGAACATAGGACAAGTAGACCAGATGATCGCATCGGATACAAGAGTTTCGGTTGTATTTGACAGATACAACTTATTTCATTGATTCGAGCGTGGAAGCTGGCCCCTTCAGGCGAGGTCGATGGCAAAGGCGGTCAGAGACTTCAGACCGCCGTTCCGACGCACTTCGGCCACGGAGACGAGGGCATCGTCGCAGATGACGGCGACCTCTCGGTTCCCTGTGTCGTCGGCACCGGGGTCGGTATGCCAGTCACCAGCAGCAACGGTCTTGCCCTGCATGAGGGCGCGGGCCCGATCGGCATCGACGGTGACGACGGGCAGGAGAGTGCGGGCCGTCTCGGCGAGGGAGATGAGGGTGGGCGCGGGAACGTCGAGGTCCTCGGGCAGGGTCACGGCCTGGTCGATGTGGAAATCGCCGACACGCGTCCTCCGGAGCGCGGTGAGGTGCCCGAAAACGCCGAGATCGGTGCCGATATCGCGGGCCAGGGCGCGCACATAGGTGCCCGACGAGCAGTCGACTTCGACATCGACGTCGATATGCCCGTCCTCGGCGGCGAAGCGGATGTCGATGATCTGGAACTCCGAGACTTCGACGCGGCGGGACTTGAGTTCTACGTTCTCACCGGCACGGACCCGGGCGTAAGAACGCTTGCCGTCGACCTTGATAGCCGAGACGGCACTGGGCACCTGGTCGATGGGGCCGCGCAGCTTGGCCACGGCGGCTTCGATAACCGCAGCGTCGACACGAGCGAGATCGGACGGGTCAGCAAAGCGATCGGGCTCGGAATCGGCGTCATCGGTCGGGGTCGACGACCCCAGGCGGATGGTGGCGAAGTAGGTCTTCGATACCCCGGTGATGTAGGTGAGCAGCTTGGTGCCGCGGCCGAGGCCGAGCACGAGGACGCCCGTGGCCATCGGGTCGAGAGTGCCGGCGTGGCCGACCTTCTTCGTCCCGAACCAGCGGCGGATGCGGGAGACCACGCCATGGGAACTCAGTCCCTGCGGTTTGTCACAGACGAGGACGCCCTGTGGGGAAGTATCGCTCACTGGGTGTGCGATCAGTTGAAGGACGCGTGCACGTGGTCGAAGTGATTGGCGGTCGCGTCTCCGCGGTCCTCCATGCCCTTCCAGCCCTGTCCGGGCATCCAGATGCGCTGCTTCCAGATGACGTACTTGACGTTGAGGGCGCTCTGGTTCTGGATGAGGTACTCGGCGATGCGGTCACCGGTGGATCCGGTGATCATGATATCGACTGCTTCACCGGTGTTGTGGTCCGAACCGGTGCCGGGGCGACGTCCGCCGAAGGTCTTGACCTCGGGGAACTTCGCGCAGACTGCACGGTAGCCGTTGACGGCATTCGGCAGCAGGCCGGACTCGATCGAGGAGGACACGCTGCACGGCGGAGCCGAGGTGTCCGAGGAGGTGCCTTCGCCCTCACCGGACGACTTCTCGTCCGAAGACTTCTCATCGGAGGACGAATCGTCGCTCTTCTCCGAGGAGGCCGAGGATTCGGCGGTCGGCTTGGGCTTCGGCGGAGCCTTGACCTCGAGATCGGTCTTCGAGGTCTTGTTCTTGTACTTCGGGTCGTCCTTGACCTTCTCCAGGTACTCTTCGCCGGCCTTCTTGCGTTCGGCGTCGAGCTCTTTCTGGCTCGGGGTCGAGGCAGCGGTCGACTCCTCGGGGGTCGTCGATGCAGCCTCGGTGGTGACGTTGCCGGATTCGGGTGGCCCCATGACGACGGTCGAACCGACGACGGCGGCGGTCGCGGCTGCTGGAACGGCGATCGCGGCGACGACGGGACGCTGCTTGACGGTCGCCAGCACGGAAGTCGCCGAGGACGGCGCATTCGCTGCGCGTCGGCCGGCGGAGCGCCTGCCGGGAGCCAGGTCCCGGATCAGCTGCTTCGCGAACGACGGCTTCGGTGAGGAGTGCTTACCCAATGCAGAATTCCCTTAACAGAGTCGTAATCATTTCGTTACCGCAAAAAGTCTACGACATCTCGGAAAGATAACAAAACTGTTACGAGAACTTTTTTTCGCGACGTGACGAAGCTCAAATCGGGCAGATAGCCGTCATTCTGCCGCTCTCCCCCGATGACCAGGCGCGATGCACTCTGTTCGGTGGGATGCGACGATCACTCTTCGTCGGCGTCGTCGGCCTTCTTGTACGGGTCGGATTCACCTGCATGCTGCGCGTTCTTGGCCAACCCGGCCACTCGAGCATCGTCGGCGGCAGCCTGAGCGAGCAGTCCGTCGAGACGGGCGGCCGCCTCGGGGACGGCATCGGCGATGAATTCGAGACTCGGTGTCAGACGGATCGTCAGCCCCTTGCCGACCTCGGACCGGATGAAGCCCTTGGCCGATTCGAGAGCATGGCCGGTGCCGACGAGATCCTGGTCGTCGCCGTAGACGGTGTAGAAGATGGTGGCGTGCTGCAGATCGCCGGTCACACGCACATCGGTGACGGTGACGAAGCCGAGGCGGGGATCCTTGAGCTTGCGCTCGATGGTGCTGGCGACGATGACCTTGATCTGGTCGGCGATCTTGCGGGCCCGTGTCGAGTCTGCCATGGTGTGTGTCCTTCTGTTCGGGGCCGGAACAACTCTTCCGGCCCTATGA from Brevibacterium sp. JSBI002 includes the following:
- a CDS encoding polyribonucleotide nucleotidyltransferase, which codes for MGLNPESAVAHIDNGSFGKHTIRFETGRLAQQAAGSAVAYLDDDTMLFSATSAGKNPREGFDFFPLTVDVEERMYAAGRIPGSFFRREGRPSTDAILTCRLIDRPLRPSFVKGLRNEVQVVVTVMSVNPDHIYDALAINAASMSTQLSGLPFSGPIGGVRIALIDGQWVAFPNHSQLEDAVFNMVVAGRVVGDDVAIMMVEAEATDNAIDKIKTGAAAPTEEVVSEGLEAAKPFIAELCRAQSELADRAAKPTVEFPVFRDYEDDVFEAVKELAEAKQTENFKIADKQEREAAGAALLDELFEKLGERFEGREKEIANALNALTKQVVRKRILTEQVRIDGRGLKDIRPLTAETNVIPRVHGSAIFERGETQILGVTTLNMLKLEQTIDSLSPETSKRYMHHYNFPPYSVGETGRVGSPKRREIGHGALAERALVPVLPKREDFPYAIREVSEALGSNGSTSMGSVCASTLAMLSAGVPLQAPVAGIAMGLVSDVISTDQGEQTAYAALTDILGAEDAFGDMDFKVAGTRDFITAIQLDTKLDGLPASVLGAALKQAREARMVILDVIAEAIDAPAEMAPTAPRIISVNIPVDKIGEVIGPKGKMINQIQEDTGADISIEDDGTVLIGATDGPAAEAARSMINAIANPQVPEVGERYLGTVVKTMSFGAFVSLTPGKDGLLHISELRKLNDGKRVEDVEDVVGVGQKVQVEITKIDDRGKLSLAPVTDEDEKSDEEGSDN
- a CDS encoding acetate--CoA ligase family protein, with the protein product MDAFFDPGSVAVLGASNDSSKWGFWLAAGALRGAERRRVYLINAKAGSIQGQPTYARLRDLPETPELLVISVPGPTVAGVVAEALENGVRAFLIISARVPDADQLAATIRETGGRLIGPNSLGIVDSHADLLLAWGNFIPGSLAVVTQSGQLGTEIATLAARSGLGVSRFASIGGQSDVRAAEVLATLVDDPATAQVALYLESFTGGTALVSALKALRAAGKPTMILTTGASSAGARLARSHTGSMTSAMDTVDAACRAAGAIRLATPGQLVELAGFFASAWLPKDRSIGVLSDSGGQGAIAADTAESWGLDVRELSAGGAGRVSELLPEADHIVNPIDLDGAGEKNLDVYADLAEVLLTDTDIDAVVVSGYFGCYGEDVPDLRDRELAVVDRLGELVAEAKKPVIVHSMSASSPVVTRLWEFGIPAYTSIEAAMRVLARAGFYAAHSGRLTESLELTGPVIPWGTGYAAARAMIEGAGIPVPAAVTVGSVGPGESRAPAEAAKASELRPPFALKAGWPAHKTEVGGIVLGLSDLPAVETAYADMVGRLGEGEYILEEMDTRDHVVEILVGGRQDENFGPLVIVAAGGTETELFADTWLELAPVTHTEALDMISRLSCSRLLTGWRGRPAADIDALAEIIVAVSRMVAGNNAIAEIEINPVRVAPDGALAVDALVVTTENPTAENVPAEKPNSEE
- a CDS encoding M16 family metallopeptidase: MTLTTEHMPGLASETIGIWVAAGSRDESAETAGSTHFLEHMLFKGTGSRDAKTIAAAFDRTGGDSNAITAKELTCYYSRCLVTDLPNITGLLVDMVSNSQLDVEEFERERGVIIEELAMSADDPGDVLFDDFDSLVFGSHSLARPVGATKDQIRVLGHHTVIDHYQSTYIPPRLVIAAAGGATHEEVLAMVEDALAEAGLGSRADVWSGAGTGDAASVAKGSHLGGAARVRPEFHSGKSHTVKDIEQLGIMLGCEGLPEGDDDRFIYSVMLTMLGGGMSSRLFQSVREERGLAYAVNCVASQFTDTGTFGIYAGCTAENAQAVVDLAVSEWDRLAQETPSQFELDEIVSQLSGSMVLGLESSAAR
- the rpsO gene encoding 30S ribosomal protein S15, with amino-acid sequence MALDTAVKQEIIKEYATHEGDTGSPEVQVALLTRRIIDLTEHFKDHKHDHHSRRGLLLLVGQRRRMLKYLAKVDIERYRSLIKRLGLRR
- a CDS encoding SDR family NAD(P)-dependent oxidoreductase, which encodes MPTALITGAGRENSIAAGVAARLSSDGWTVCTSDLDRGDYPCDLSSAHEAQELVGRVSRDHGTIDGLVLSHAHGEESGILDTTVDSFDRHVAVNARASLLLIAAFANQIGESGGAIVAFTSDHATGNLPYGASKGALDRIVISAARELGPKGISANVVNPGPIDTGWMDHETRTGLVPYQPLGRMGTPRDIAGVTAFLLSDEGRWISGQLLSADGGFSARY
- a CDS encoding TetR/AcrR family transcriptional regulator; the encoded protein is MARKSAAVRREEILAATVEEIEATGLRALRVSDVAARLGLSASLVIYHFETKEALVAEAFDFAGRQDIDRARELAAGTASAATEEPHDGGGDATTGAASAGGSGSALQRLRDVVGWYLPSGSSRSWKIWIDGWSAGLFDDALRSTFAALDQEWKSILVRLMDEAIAAGESAAPDGGTEACATRILAFLDGLAIQLMVNSETVDTEVLNTWVDDFLTRELH
- a CDS encoding Glu/Leu/Phe/Val dehydrogenase dimerization domain-containing protein is translated as MFMDITWQDPDTGALGYVVIDTLVRGTASGGVRMRKGCTLEEVRGLAQGMTRKEAIHLREGRHYVPVGGAKGGIDFDPRSPGAKDVLERFLVDINPIMHAYWALGEDLGVRQDDIDEILARRELGSGLSAVNKLVDDPAAVEARTTKAFSAVVDGVAQDELVGGLGVATSVIAALHDSGRDPSDSTAVFQGFGSMGGATARYLAEAGLRIVGIADADGFVSNPAGLDVEALLATRDQFGGIDREALRPEDHVGDRDDWLAADADVLVPAAVSYSITPDNCDRVTASLIVEAANMPVLPAAEETLLARGVTVVPDFLANSATNAWWWWVTFGDVDGSWDDSRAIVTSTLHDLTIEVLTAARDQGISPRAAAQAKVDANLAALGDRAAAAVSVTES